Proteins encoded together in one Impatiens glandulifera chromosome 1, dImpGla2.1, whole genome shotgun sequence window:
- the LOC124926854 gene encoding uncharacterized protein LOC124926854, which yields MDRSKQQQVVIFVLMVAMVLESSFISACPSGGRECKTCILDRFKKDCPPCAPILRCMAQCLWSGTSQGKCIKYCDCNNRYPNIYDCKKCMSKCKCSCQARPYLG from the coding sequence ATGGATAGATCAAAGCAGCAACAAGTGGTTATATTTGTCCTGATGGTGGCCATGGTGTTGGAATCCTCCTTCATCTCGGCCTGTCCGTCCGGTGGCCGTGAATGCAAGACCTGTATTCTTGATCGGTTCAAGAAAGATTGCCCACCTTGTGCTCCAATATTGAGATGCATGGCTCAGTGTCTATGGAGCGGGACTTCACAAGGTAAATGTATAAAATACTGTGACTGTAATAATAGGTACCCCAACATCTACGACTGCAAGAAATGCATGTCTAAGTGCAAATGCAGCTGCCAAGCCAGACCCTACCTAGGCTAG